In Mucilaginibacter celer, one DNA window encodes the following:
- the gmd gene encoding GDP-mannose 4,6-dehydratase: protein MSKKIALITGITGQDGAYLTELLLSKNYEVHGIKRRSSLFNTDRIDHLYQDPHDTNKNLILHYGDLSDSTNLIRIIQQVQPDEIYNLGAMSHVKVSFDTPEYTANADGIGTLRLLEAIRILGLEKKTKIYQASTSELYGLVQAVPQSETTPFYPRSPYAVAKLYAYWITVNYREAYGIYACNGILFNHESPLRGETFVTRKITRATAKIAMGLQDKLYLGNLDAQRDWGHAKDYVEAMYLILQQEVAEDYVIATGVTTRVREFVRLAFGEVGIEIEFNGEGVNEKGYVVSCSNPDFQLPAGKEVVAVDEKYFRPTEVDLLIGDPTKSKTKLGWEPKYDLQGLVKEMVAADVDLFRREKLLEESGYAIKKQFE, encoded by the coding sequence ATGAGTAAAAAAATCGCCTTAATTACAGGTATAACCGGCCAGGATGGTGCCTATCTTACCGAACTATTGCTCTCAAAAAATTACGAGGTACACGGTATCAAACGCCGCAGCTCGTTATTTAATACCGATAGGATAGACCACCTGTACCAGGATCCGCACGATACCAACAAAAACCTGATACTGCACTACGGCGATTTAAGTGATAGCACCAATTTGATCCGTATTATTCAGCAGGTACAGCCCGATGAAATTTATAACCTCGGCGCAATGTCGCACGTAAAGGTGAGTTTTGATACACCCGAATATACCGCCAATGCCGATGGTATCGGTACATTGAGGTTGCTTGAGGCTATCCGTATCCTCGGCCTCGAGAAGAAAACAAAAATTTACCAGGCTTCCACTTCCGAGCTTTATGGTTTGGTGCAGGCTGTGCCGCAATCAGAAACCACGCCGTTTTATCCGCGTTCACCTTATGCAGTTGCCAAGTTGTATGCTTATTGGATTACCGTAAACTATCGCGAGGCTTATGGCATATATGCCTGCAATGGCATCCTGTTTAACCACGAAAGCCCGCTGCGTGGTGAAACGTTTGTTACACGTAAAATTACCCGCGCTACGGCCAAAATAGCTATGGGGCTGCAGGATAAGTTGTATCTTGGTAACCTGGATGCGCAGCGCGATTGGGGCCACGCCAAAGATTATGTGGAAGCCATGTACCTGATACTGCAACAGGAAGTAGCCGAAGATTATGTAATAGCCACCGGCGTTACCACCCGCGTACGCGAGTTTGTACGTCTTGCGTTTGGAGAAGTAGGTATTGAAATTGAATTTAACGGCGAAGGTGTTAATGAAAAGGGATATGTAGTTAGCTGCAGTAACCCGGATTTTCAACTACCTGCCGGTAAAGAGGTTGTAGCAGTAGATGAAAAATATTTCAGGCCTACCGAAGTTGATCTGCTCATCGGCGATCCAACCAAATCAAAAACAAAACTGGGTTGGGAGCCTAAGTATGATTTACAGGGCCTGGTGAAAGAAATGGTTGCCGCCGATGTTGATTTGTTCAGGAGAGAGAAATTGCTCGAAGAATCAGGCTATGCCATCAAAAAACAGTTTGAATAA
- a CDS encoding HpcH/HpaI aldolase family protein: MQNTTLKQKLKNKENTVGSWITIPNQAVIDTLAEAGFDWLCIDLEHTVIDLNEAQVLIGFIQARGMAALVRVSKNEEVVIKRVLDAGADGIIVPMTCTAEEAAQAVNYCKYPPVGKRGVGLNRAQRYGFGFEEYKKWVNDYQVVIAQIEHIDGVNNLEAIIDTPGIDGTFIGPYDLSGSLGIPGQYNEPVVIEALKKVEEICERKNASMGYHVIEPDFELVKAKQDAGYNFIAFSTDYLFMGRTAHAQMQKLNSK, translated from the coding sequence ATGCAAAACACAACACTAAAGCAAAAGCTTAAAAATAAAGAAAACACCGTTGGCTCATGGATCACCATCCCCAACCAGGCTGTTATTGATACCCTGGCCGAGGCTGGTTTTGATTGGCTATGTATCGACCTTGAGCATACTGTGATCGATTTAAACGAAGCACAGGTGCTTATCGGCTTCATCCAGGCCCGCGGTATGGCTGCCCTGGTAAGGGTATCAAAAAACGAGGAAGTAGTAATTAAACGGGTTCTGGATGCCGGTGCCGATGGTATCATAGTACCCATGACCTGTACAGCCGAAGAAGCTGCCCAGGCCGTTAATTATTGCAAATACCCGCCGGTTGGTAAACGGGGTGTAGGCCTTAACCGTGCACAGCGCTATGGCTTTGGTTTTGAAGAGTACAAAAAATGGGTTAACGATTACCAGGTGGTAATTGCCCAGATCGAGCATATCGACGGTGTAAACAACCTCGAAGCCATTATTGATACGCCGGGTATTGATGGCACCTTTATTGGTCCGTATGATCTTTCAGGATCATTAGGTATCCCCGGTCAGTACAATGAACCCGTGGTGATCGAAGCCCTGAAAAAAGTTGAAGAGATTTGCGAACGCAAAAATGCTTCGATGGGCTACCACGTTATCGAGCCTGATTTTGAGTTGGTAAAAGCAAAACAGGATGCCGGTTACAACTTTATAGCTTTCAGCACCGATTATTTGTTTATGGGCCGAACGGCACATGCGCAAATGCAAAAATTAAACAGTAAATAA
- a CDS encoding 6-hydroxymethylpterin diphosphokinase MptE-like protein, translating to MSRLKYLKDMSLKELSFERISNAIKVRLKDIPHFIAWHTNSSFAKQNKTMLAKFHNIHKGERCFIVANGPSLKQTDLSKLKDEKTIAMNRMYLNAGDMGFMPTYIVVQDIAIQLKQFRDDLDALEHLPKFFNWNARSLFTKKDNLAFIRSDYKPQFSTDVTKTTWGGHSVTAVCMQLAFYMGFDEVYLVGKDHNYEQKGTPGALVYSTGDEKNHFVQGYYKKGMAWRIPDYKGEELAYRMARETFEKHGRVIKDATIGGKLEVFEKVDYNSLFKK from the coding sequence ATGAGTAGATTAAAGTATCTTAAAGATATGTCGCTTAAGGAACTTTCGTTCGAAAGGATCAGTAATGCGATAAAAGTGCGGTTAAAAGATATTCCTCATTTTATAGCCTGGCATACCAACTCGTCGTTCGCGAAGCAAAACAAAACCATGCTGGCTAAGTTCCACAATATCCATAAAGGGGAACGTTGTTTTATTGTTGCCAACGGGCCAAGTTTGAAGCAAACCGATTTGTCCAAGCTAAAGGACGAAAAAACTATCGCCATGAACCGCATGTACTTAAATGCCGGCGATATGGGTTTTATGCCAACGTATATTGTTGTGCAGGACATTGCTATCCAGCTTAAACAGTTTCGCGATGACCTGGATGCACTGGAGCATCTGCCCAAGTTTTTTAACTGGAATGCCCGCAGCCTGTTCACAAAAAAAGATAACCTGGCCTTTATCCGCAGCGATTATAAGCCACAGTTTTCTACCGATGTAACCAAAACCACCTGGGGAGGCCATAGTGTAACTGCCGTTTGCATGCAGCTTGCGTTTTACATGGGTTTTGACGAGGTTTACCTGGTAGGTAAAGATCATAACTACGAGCAAAAAGGTACGCCGGGCGCACTGGTATACTCAACAGGCGACGAGAAGAATCACTTTGTGCAGGGCTACTACAAAAAAGGCATGGCCTGGCGTATTCCTGATTACAAAGGCGAAGAACTGGCTTACCGCATGGCCAGGGAAACTTTTGAAAAGCACGGCCGGGTTATAAAAGATGCCACCATAGGCGGAAAACTGGAAGTGTTTGAAAAAGTTGATTATAATTCATTATTTAAAAAATAG
- the cysN gene encoding sulfate adenylyltransferase subunit CysN codes for MELLRFTTAGSVDDGKSTLIGRLLYDSKSIFEDQIEAVKKSSERKGLQHVDLSLLTDGLRSEREQGITIDVAYRYFATPKRKFIIADTPGHIQYTRNMVTGASTANVALVLIDARKGVVEQTCRHSFIASLLRIPHIVVCVNKMDLVDYSEEAFNKVVEQYTDFASKLDVKDIRFIPISALAGDNVVNESEYMPWYTGTSLLHTLETIHIASDENHADARFPVQTVIRPHADEYHDYRGYAGRIAGGIFRPGDKITVLPSGLTSAIKSIDTYSGPVEEAFAPMSVSITLEDDIDVSRGDMIVKNESEPEVSQDLDAMICWMATRAPRPGAKYYLKTTTREVMAIIKEVYYKLDINTLEKNEENTDIKMNEMVKIRLRTTQPVVFDEYSKNRITGSLILVDESTNETVAAGTFAAPPAP; via the coding sequence ATGGAATTATTACGTTTTACTACAGCCGGCAGTGTCGACGACGGGAAAAGCACCCTGATAGGGCGCCTGCTGTACGATTCAAAATCCATTTTTGAAGACCAGATAGAGGCTGTAAAAAAATCGAGCGAACGCAAAGGCCTGCAACACGTTGATCTTTCGTTACTAACCGACGGCCTGCGTTCAGAGCGCGAGCAGGGCATCACCATCGATGTGGCCTACCGCTACTTTGCCACCCCGAAACGCAAATTTATTATTGCCGATACCCCGGGCCATATTCAATACACCCGCAACATGGTTACCGGCGCATCAACTGCCAATGTTGCTTTGGTATTGATTGATGCCCGCAAAGGCGTGGTTGAACAAACCTGCCGCCACTCGTTCATAGCATCATTGCTGCGCATACCGCACATTGTGGTTTGCGTAAATAAAATGGACCTGGTTGATTACAGCGAAGAAGCCTTTAACAAAGTAGTTGAACAATACACCGATTTTGCCAGCAAGCTTGATGTTAAAGATATCCGCTTTATACCTATCAGCGCGCTTGCGGGTGATAACGTGGTAAACGAATCGGAATATATGCCCTGGTATACCGGTACAAGCCTTTTGCATACCCTCGAAACCATCCACATCGCCAGCGATGAGAACCACGCGGATGCCCGTTTCCCGGTACAAACCGTGATCCGCCCGCATGCTGATGAATATCATGATTACCGCGGTTATGCCGGTCGTATTGCAGGTGGGATCTTCAGGCCGGGCGATAAAATTACCGTATTGCCATCGGGTTTAACCTCGGCTATTAAATCCATCGATACCTATTCGGGGCCGGTGGAGGAAGCTTTTGCCCCTATGTCGGTTTCTATTACACTCGAGGATGATATTGACGTAAGTCGCGGCGATATGATTGTAAAAAATGAAAGCGAACCGGAAGTAAGCCAGGACCTGGATGCAATGATTTGCTGGATGGCCACCCGCGCACCACGCCCCGGAGCAAAATACTATCTTAAAACCACTACCCGCGAGGTAATGGCTATCATTAAAGAAGTCTATTATAAACTTGATATCAATACCCTCGAAAAAAATGAGGAAAACACCGATATCAAAATGAACGAGATGGTGAAGATCCGCCTAAGGACAACACAGCCTGTAGTTTTTGATGAATACAGTAAAAATCGCATCACAGGCTCACTGATATTGGTTGATGAATCGACCAACGAAACGGTGGCCGCAGGCACATTCGCAGCCCCCCCCGCCCCCTGA
- the cysD gene encoding sulfate adenylyltransferase subunit CysD → MHKYYLTHLQELESEAIYVIREVVAQFDRPAILFSGGKDSIVVTHLAKKAFWPAKIPMPLIHIDTGHNFPETMDFRDKLVENLGVQLIVGSVQESIDKGRAVEESGINASRNELQIVTLLDTIESHKIDAAIGGARRDEEKARAKERFFSHRDEFGQWDPKNQRPELWNIFNGRKRMGEHFRVFPISNWTEMDIWNYILQENIAIPSLYFAHQRDAVYRDNTWLPASEFLQLREGESIENKLMRFRTLGDITITGGIESDADTLEKIVAEVSATRSTERGNRSDDKRSDTSMEDRKKQGYF, encoded by the coding sequence ATGCATAAATATTATCTTACTCATCTGCAGGAACTGGAGTCGGAAGCCATTTACGTTATCAGGGAAGTGGTTGCACAGTTTGATCGTCCTGCCATATTATTTTCGGGCGGTAAAGACTCGATAGTGGTTACTCACCTGGCCAAAAAGGCTTTTTGGCCTGCCAAAATACCCATGCCGCTTATCCACATCGATACCGGCCATAACTTTCCCGAAACGATGGATTTCAGGGATAAACTGGTTGAAAACCTCGGCGTACAATTAATTGTAGGTTCTGTTCAGGAGTCGATAGATAAAGGCCGTGCAGTTGAAGAAAGCGGCATTAACGCCAGCCGTAACGAGTTACAGATAGTAACCCTGCTGGATACCATCGAAAGCCATAAAATTGATGCTGCCATTGGCGGTGCCCGTCGTGATGAGGAGAAAGCCCGTGCTAAAGAGCGCTTTTTCAGCCATCGCGATGAGTTTGGCCAGTGGGATCCTAAAAACCAACGCCCCGAGCTGTGGAACATTTTTAACGGCCGCAAGCGCATGGGCGAACACTTCCGTGTATTCCCGATCAGTAACTGGACTGAGATGGATATCTGGAATTATATCCTGCAGGAAAACATTGCCATCCCATCATTATACTTCGCACACCAGCGTGATGCCGTATACCGCGACAATACCTGGCTGCCTGCATCCGAGTTTTTGCAGCTGCGCGAAGGCGAAAGCATCGAAAACAAACTGATGCGTTTCCGTACTTTGGGCGATATAACCATTACCGGCGGCATCGAATCGGACGCGGATACGCTGGAAAAAATCGTTGCCGAAGTATCGGCCACCCGCAGTACCGAGCGTGGTAACCGCAGCGATGATAAACGCTCGGATACATCGATGGAAGACAGGAAGAAACAAGGTTATTTTTAA
- the miaA gene encoding tRNA (adenosine(37)-N6)-dimethylallyltransferase MiaA has translation MQHSHQPTLIVVAGPTAVGKTAAAIKLAQHFNTVVVSADSRQFFREMSIGTAKPDADELAAAKHYFINSHSVTESFSVGDFEREGLVLLDELFKTYDKVILAGGSGLYIKAICEGFDELPVADAETRDKLNLELQEKGISALQQRLKEIDPDYYAEVDLNNPQRLIRALEVFETSGKPFSSFRNATINQRPFDIIKLALDMPREKLYERINLRVDIMVKQGLIEEVKSLLPYRHLNALNTVGYSEVFDYFDGKSTLEEAIAMIKQNTRRFAKRQLTWFRRDQDFIWFDAGAPDVIDQMIKTIETPA, from the coding sequence ATGCAGCATTCTCATCAACCCACCCTCATTGTAGTTGCCGGCCCTACTGCCGTAGGCAAAACTGCTGCCGCTATCAAGCTGGCCCAACACTTCAATACCGTTGTGGTATCTGCCGATTCGAGGCAGTTTTTCAGGGAGATGAGTATCGGCACAGCCAAGCCCGATGCTGATGAACTTGCCGCCGCCAAACATTATTTTATTAATTCACATTCGGTAACCGAAAGCTTTTCGGTAGGCGATTTTGAACGGGAGGGTTTGGTGCTTTTGGATGAGCTTTTTAAAACCTATGATAAAGTGATCCTTGCGGGCGGATCGGGCCTGTACATTAAAGCCATTTGCGAAGGTTTTGATGAGTTACCCGTAGCCGATGCCGAAACACGCGATAAGCTAAACCTCGAATTACAGGAAAAAGGAATATCCGCTTTACAACAACGCCTCAAAGAGATTGATCCGGATTATTATGCAGAAGTAGACCTGAACAATCCGCAGCGGCTGATCCGCGCGTTAGAGGTTTTTGAAACATCGGGCAAACCCTTTTCGTCTTTCCGTAATGCCACCATTAATCAAAGGCCTTTCGATATCATCAAGTTGGCGTTGGATATGCCCCGCGAAAAACTATACGAGCGGATTAATTTGCGCGTAGATATCATGGTAAAGCAGGGATTAATAGAAGAGGTGAAGTCGCTTCTGCCCTATCGGCACCTTAACGCCTTAAATACAGTAGGCTATTCGGAGGTGTTTGATTATTTTGATGGAAAGAGTACGCTTGAAGAAGCAATCGCCATGATTAAACAAAATACCCGCCGCTTTGCCAAGCGGCAGCTTACCTGGTTCAGGCGCGATCAGGATTTTATTTGGTTTGATGCCGGTGCCCCGGATGTTATCGACCAGATGATCAAAACTATCGAAACACCGGCATAA
- the rfbD gene encoding dTDP-4-dehydrorhamnose reductase, producing the protein MKHQFKMQTIIVFGASGQLGSCLKHVANDRALDNIHFLSSAEGNILDEVALDIVFEKYKPAFAINCAAYTAVDKAEDEIEQARAINKTGAANLARQCKKHSAVLVQTSTDFVFKGDVASPRTEDDETDPIGVYGLTKLEGEQAIAEIFDEYYTIRTSWLYSEYGNNFMKTMIKLGAERDLLKIIADQVGTPTYAIDLAGAIFDIIASDKKAYGIYHYSNEGVTSWYDFAKAIFDIAKIDVKVLPIRTSEYPTKAKRPAFSVMDKAKIKNTFGIEIPYWRDSLKKASPPAL; encoded by the coding sequence ATAAAACACCAGTTCAAAATGCAAACTATTATTGTATTCGGAGCATCGGGGCAATTAGGTTCATGTTTAAAACATGTAGCAAACGATAGGGCGCTTGATAATATCCATTTTCTCAGTTCGGCCGAAGGAAATATACTTGATGAAGTCGCGCTGGATATTGTATTCGAAAAATATAAGCCCGCCTTTGCCATTAATTGCGCCGCTTACACAGCAGTTGATAAGGCCGAAGATGAAATAGAACAAGCCCGTGCCATTAACAAAACAGGTGCCGCCAATCTTGCCAGGCAATGCAAAAAGCATAGCGCTGTTTTAGTCCAAACTTCAACAGATTTTGTCTTTAAAGGAGATGTCGCTTCACCCCGCACAGAAGATGACGAAACCGATCCGATAGGAGTGTACGGCCTCACCAAACTGGAAGGTGAACAGGCCATAGCCGAAATATTTGATGAGTACTACACCATCCGTACCAGCTGGCTGTACTCAGAATATGGCAATAACTTTATGAAAACCATGATCAAACTCGGCGCCGAGCGCGATCTGCTAAAAATTATTGCCGATCAGGTTGGTACGCCAACCTATGCTATCGATCTGGCGGGAGCTATTTTTGATATCATCGCATCAGATAAAAAAGCCTACGGTATTTATCATTACAGCAACGAAGGCGTAACCTCGTGGTATGATTTTGCCAAAGCTATTTTTGATATCGCGAAAATTGATGTGAAGGTGCTGCCTATCCGCACTTCAGAATATCCAACCAAAGCTAAACGACCGGCATTTTCGGTAATGGATAAGGCAAAAATTAAAAATACGTTCGGTATAGAGATCCCGTATTGGAGGGATAGCCTGAAAAAAGCATCCCCCCCCGCCCTCTGA
- the rfbC gene encoding dTDP-4-dehydrorhamnose 3,5-epimerase — MTIIPTPLAGCLVIQPRVFNDGRGYFFESFNRKRFAELTGFDIDFVQDNQSYSTKGVLRGLHLQKGEFSQAKLVRVTKGEVLDVAVDLRSGSPTYGQYHSVLLTEENNQQFFIPRGFGHGFIVLSDEAVFQYKCDNYYNKEAESGVHYADPDLNINWQADITEVLVSDKDLELPFLKNAPDFGF; from the coding sequence ATGACCATAATACCAACCCCACTGGCAGGATGCCTGGTTATACAACCACGCGTTTTTAATGATGGCCGAGGCTACTTTTTCGAATCGTTTAACCGCAAACGCTTTGCCGAACTGACAGGCTTTGATATTGATTTTGTACAGGATAATCAGTCATATTCAACAAAAGGCGTTCTGCGTGGCCTGCACCTGCAAAAAGGCGAATTTTCGCAGGCTAAACTGGTTAGGGTAACCAAAGGCGAGGTATTGGATGTGGCTGTCGATTTACGTAGCGGCTCGCCTACCTACGGTCAATACCACAGCGTGCTTTTAACCGAAGAGAATAACCAGCAGTTTTTTATTCCGCGGGGTTTTGGGCATGGTTTTATAGTTTTGAGCGATGAAGCGGTTTTTCAATACAAATGCGATAATTATTATAACAAAGAAGCCGAAAGCGGTGTTCACTACGCCGATCCTGATCTGAATATCAACTGGCAGGCAGATATTACCGAGGTACTGGTATCTGATAAAGATCTGGAACTTCCGTTTTTAAAAAATGCCCCCGATTTCGGATTTTAA
- the fcl gene encoding GDP-L-fucose synthase — protein MEKNAKIYIAGHHGMVGSAILRKLKKEGFTNFVSRTSTELDLRNQQAVADFFAAEKPDYVFLAAAKVGGIVANNTYRAEFLYDNLQIQNNIIHNAYLSGVKKLMFLGSSCIYPKMAPQPLKEDYLLTGPLEETNEPYAVAKIAGIKMCDAYRSQYGCNYISVMPTNLYGYNDNYHPQNSHVLPALIRRFHEAKEQGAEAVTIWGTGSPKREFLFADDLAEACYYLMQNYNEPGLVNVGTGEDISIKDLALLVKKITGFEGEINFDTSKPDGTPRKLMDVTKLTEAGWRFHTTLEEGITLAYQDFLSKGVLVAER, from the coding sequence ATGGAAAAAAACGCGAAAATATATATTGCCGGTCACCACGGCATGGTGGGCTCGGCAATCTTGCGTAAATTAAAAAAAGAAGGTTTTACAAATTTTGTAAGCCGCACCTCCACCGAGCTTGATTTGCGTAACCAACAGGCCGTGGCCGATTTTTTTGCGGCAGAAAAACCCGATTATGTTTTTTTAGCCGCCGCCAAAGTAGGGGGGATAGTTGCCAACAACACCTATCGTGCCGAGTTTTTATATGATAACCTGCAAATCCAGAATAACATTATCCACAACGCCTATTTAAGCGGTGTTAAGAAACTGATGTTTTTGGGTTCGAGCTGTATCTATCCTAAAATGGCGCCACAGCCTTTAAAGGAAGATTACCTGCTTACCGGTCCGCTGGAGGAAACCAACGAGCCTTACGCCGTAGCTAAAATTGCAGGTATAAAAATGTGCGATGCCTATCGCTCGCAATATGGCTGCAACTACATATCGGTTATGCCTACCAATTTGTATGGGTATAATGATAATTATCACCCGCAGAATTCGCACGTGTTACCTGCATTAATCCGCCGTTTTCATGAAGCAAAGGAGCAGGGAGCCGAAGCTGTAACCATATGGGGTACAGGATCGCCCAAACGCGAGTTTTTGTTTGCCGATGATTTGGCCGAAGCCTGTTACTACCTGATGCAGAATTATAATGAGCCGGGCCTGGTTAACGTAGGCACCGGCGAAGATATTTCGATAAAAGATCTGGCGCTGCTGGTAAAAAAAATAACAGGTTTTGAAGGCGAAATCAATTTTGATACCTCGAAACCCGATGGCACACCGCGTAAGTTAATGGATGTTACCAAGTTAACGGAAGCAGGCTGGCGTTTCCATACTACACTCGAGGAGGGTATTACTTTAGCTTACCAGGATTTTTTAAGTAAAGGTGTGTTGGTGGCCGAGCGATAA
- the rfbA gene encoding glucose-1-phosphate thymidylyltransferase RfbA → MKGIILAGGSGTRLYPITRAISKQLMPIYDKPMIYYPLSVLMQADIKEILIITTAEDNPGFKRLLGDGTELGCKFEYAIQEKPNGLAQAFVIGEEFIGDDKVALILGDNIFYGTGFAELIRGFNDVDGAAIFAYHVADPERYGVVEFDAEFRALSIEEKPLQPKSKYAVPGLYFYDNSVIQIAKDLKPSPRGEYEITDVNKFYLEQGNLHVGVMDKGTAWLDTGTFDSLSDATEYVRVIEKRQSTKIGCIEEVAYRRGFIDDAQLGVLVEKYIKSGYGKYLQSLLPQ, encoded by the coding sequence ATGAAAGGAATTATTTTAGCGGGAGGATCGGGAACACGTTTATACCCTATAACCCGGGCCATCAGTAAACAGCTAATGCCTATTTATGATAAGCCGATGATCTATTATCCGCTATCGGTTTTAATGCAGGCCGATATTAAAGAGATCCTGATTATCACCACAGCCGAAGATAATCCTGGTTTTAAACGCCTTTTAGGCGATGGTACTGAGCTGGGCTGTAAATTTGAATACGCCATACAGGAAAAACCCAACGGGCTTGCCCAGGCCTTTGTAATAGGCGAGGAGTTTATTGGCGATGATAAAGTAGCCCTGATATTGGGCGATAACATATTTTACGGTACCGGCTTTGCCGAACTGATTCGCGGCTTTAACGATGTAGATGGAGCGGCTATTTTCGCCTACCACGTAGCCGATCCTGAACGTTATGGTGTAGTTGAGTTTGATGCCGAGTTCAGAGCATTATCTATCGAAGAAAAACCGCTGCAGCCAAAATCAAAATACGCTGTACCGGGACTGTATTTTTATGACAACTCAGTTATCCAGATTGCTAAAGATTTGAAACCATCCCCCCGTGGTGAATATGAAATTACGGATGTAAACAAGTTTTACCTAGAGCAGGGCAACCTGCACGTTGGCGTAATGGATAAAGGTACCGCCTGGCTGGATACCGGTACTTTTGATTCATTAAGCGATGCCACCGAGTATGTACGGGTAATTGAAAAACGCCAGTCGACCAAAATTGGTTGTATTGAAGAAGTAGCCTACCGTCGTGGTTTTATTGATGATGCCCAGTTGGGGGTATTGGTAGAGAAATATATCAAAAGCGGTTACGGCAAATATTTGCAAAGCTTACTGCCGCAATAA
- a CDS encoding 6-hydroxymethylpterin diphosphokinase MptE-like protein, producing MKSLISKGISTIQNDGLKVFAIRIWNYNLVKIKRTLRGKNVKNIEKWQTLKDKYKGKRVFIIGNGPSLNQMPLYLLEGEYTMAFNRFNLMFERLNWLPQFYMVTDDLVVKDMHEQINKDILPLVDYAFFPDIHPSNVEFDKYIDHKENVYWLNTDRPEFRADLPNCGINKTVVNGAIQVAAFLGFTDIYLIGVDMTFADQKVKKINSRNWEADEHDPNHFDPRYFGKGLKYHNPTVHEMLEKFDQGREFFESRNVHIYNAGHGGKLEAFPRKNFESLFDLTDEQKEALLNSSKVLKEHGLTFEQMLNAPLVAQVSDSYPAYFKTSQDLGVTLIPKIILEFLPVGPYKNQYFFVKR from the coding sequence ATGAAGTCATTGATATCCAAAGGCATAAGCACTATACAAAATGATGGCCTCAAGGTATTTGCTATAAGGATATGGAATTATAACCTTGTAAAAATTAAGCGCACTTTACGGGGTAAAAACGTAAAAAACATTGAAAAATGGCAAACGCTTAAAGATAAATATAAAGGTAAAAGGGTATTTATAATTGGTAACGGCCCAAGCCTAAACCAAATGCCATTGTATTTGCTTGAAGGCGAATACACCATGGCCTTTAACCGATTTAACCTGATGTTTGAACGCCTTAACTGGCTGCCACAGTTTTACATGGTTACTGATGATTTGGTGGTAAAGGATATGCACGAGCAAATTAACAAGGATATTTTGCCTTTGGTTGATTATGCTTTTTTTCCCGATATCCACCCTTCAAATGTTGAGTTTGATAAGTATATCGATCATAAAGAAAACGTTTACTGGTTAAATACCGACAGGCCCGAGTTCAGGGCCGATTTACCTAATTGCGGTATCAATAAAACCGTAGTGAACGGTGCTATACAGGTTGCAGCGTTTTTAGGTTTTACCGACATCTATCTGATTGGTGTTGATATGACCTTTGCCGATCAGAAAGTGAAAAAGATCAACTCGCGCAACTGGGAGGCTGATGAGCACGATCCTAACCACTTTGATCCGCGTTATTTTGGCAAGGGTTTGAAATATCACAACCCCACAGTTCACGAAATGCTGGAGAAGTTTGACCAGGGCCGCGAATTTTTTGAAAGCCGCAATGTGCATATTTACAATGCAGGCCACGGCGGTAAACTGGAAGCATTCCCCCGCAAAAATTTTGAATCATTGTTCGATTTAACCGACGAACAAAAAGAAGCGTTGCTAAATTCAAGCAAAGTGCTGAAGGAGCATGGTCTTACTTTTGAGCAAATGCTTAATGCGCCGCTGGTTGCGCAGGTATCTGATAGTTACCCCGCCTACTTCAAAACATCGCAGGATCTGGGCGTAACTCTTATCCCTAAAATAATATTGGAGTTTCTACCTGTAGGGCCTTATAAAAATCAGTATTTTTTTGTGAAGCGATAA